From one Ooceraea biroi isolate clonal line C1 chromosome 7, Obir_v5.4, whole genome shotgun sequence genomic stretch:
- the LOC105279704 gene encoding pentatricopeptide repeat-containing protein 1, mitochondrial, with protein MLYQKLFTSVKLKNVVGCVNEFNQLVTHKTQSYKNEHSQPRLQLLASRYCTDQAPKNANVFGDISGRKFEHFEMDELEKKEEEFQDNEASVPRWMKHSLGQYGKMIKSHLSKNDLNSAIKVLDLIKEKRDKPTMYLYNLLIRGFARQGDVKQCFGLYNKAKQRGLIPNAATYTSLFNACAVSDNSTLALKQLNGLRQSLYEKQFPLNDTHYNVMVKAYSWHKKIIEAFQLVDEMRDKRMPFGEKTYNSLLHAAIADKEVGLRYALTVWHLMRRYKVKPTVATYNLFLRAIRDTNLGSLKVNTVFIEGMEQTKILLKDSERPDLLASPPVLSKLLPLTSKEQMVTQECVKDVALTDSVDLNDVLINNRLILFGGLEGWVERMANDDVKPDAKTITLLLDLIPNTVLVENLLITIAEKNKVELDIDFYNMLIKRRNMRGDFKAAKEVISITERKELSPNVMTFGVLALGCHESREAKEFLRGLDAFGYRPNAVIMSTLINNACRKKDFELLLFVMNYMRENKIEPNEQAINNLKEFSQNLSEIEKPRGKYSLRKKKRLKKNIEDFEEQYPKWQKMIKDDE; from the exons ATGTTATATCAGAAACTTTTTACATCGGTCAAACTGAAAAACGTCGTTGGCTGTGTTAACGAATTTAATCAACTAGTTACACATAAAACACAAT CATACAAGAATGAGCATTCGCAGCCCAGACTGCAGCTCTTAGCCAGTAGATACTGTACAGACCAAGCCCCAAAGAATGCCAATGTTTTTGGAGATATCTCTGGTAGGAAGTTTGAGCACTTTGAAATGGACGAGCttgagaagaaggaagaagagttCCAGGATAACGAAGCATCCGTTCCACGCTGGATGAAACACAGCTTAGGTCAATACGGCAAAATGATCAAGTCACACTTATCCAAGAACGACTTGAACTCTGCTATAAAAGTGCTCGATCTGATCAAGGAGAAACGAGACAAGCCTACTATGTATCTATACAATCTGTTGATACGAGGCTTTGCCAGGCAGGGTGACGTAAAGCAATGCTTCGGACTGTACAATAAAGCAAAGCAGCGTGGCCTGATACCAAACGCAGCTACGTACACGAGTCTGTTCAATGCATGTGCCGTGTCTGATAACAGCACGCTCGCTCTGAAACAGTTGAACGGGCTGCGGCAGTCGTTGTATGAGAAGCAGTTTCCACTGAACGATACGCACTACAATGTCATGGTAAAGGCGTACAGTTGGCACAAGAAGATCATCGAAGCGTTCCAATTGGTGGACGAAATGAGGGACAAGCGTATGCCTTTCGGAGAGAAGACATACAATTCTCTGCTTCACGCAGCGATCGCCGACAAGGAGGTTGGCCTGCGATACGCTCTGACCGTGTGGCACCTAATGCGTCGGTACAAAGTCAAGCCGACCGTGGCTACGTACAACTTGTTCTTGAGAGCGATCAGGGACACTAATCTGGGAAGCTTGAAGGTCAACACTGTCTTCATCGAGGGAATGGAGCAGACCAAGATTTTGTTGAAGGACAGTGAGAGGCCAGACTTACTGGCGTCCCCGCCTGTCTTGAGCAAGCTGCTGCCGTTAACAAGCAAAGAGCAAATGGTCACACAAGAATGCGTGAAGGATGTTGCACTGACGGACTCTGTAGACTTGAATGACGTGTTGATCAATAATCGTTTGATCCTATTTGGCGGTCTGGAGGGTTGGGTGGAGCGAATGGCCAACGACGACGTTAAACCCGATGCTAAAACCATCACACTACTCCTCGATCTAATTCCAAACACAGTGCTCGTGGAGAATCTTCTTATCACAATCGCGGAGAAGAATAAAGTTGAACTGGACATTGACTTTTACAATATGCTCATTAAAAGACGTAACATGCGCGGCGATTTCAAAGCTGCCAAG gaGGTAATAAGCATAACAGAAAGGAAAGAGCTTTCTCCAAATGTGATGACGTTCGGAGTCTTGGCGCTCGGTTGTCACGAGTCCAGAGAGGCCAAAGAGTTCCTGAGAGGATTAGACGCCTTCGGTTATAGGCCCAACGCTGTAATCATGAGCACTCTTATTAACAATGCTTGCCGCAAGAAAGATTTCGAATTACTGCTGTTCGTAATGAATTACATGAGGGAAAACAAAATAGAACCCAACGAGCAAGCCATCAACAACCTGAAAGAATTTTCACAAAACTTGTCAGAGATAGAAAAGCCCAGG GGAAAATACAGTCTTCGCAAAAAGAAGCGCCTGAAGAAGAACATCGAGGACTTCGAAGAACAGTATCCTAAGTGGCAAAAGATGATAAAAGATGATGAATAG
- the LOC105279703 gene encoding protein virilizer, whose product MDNIELLFFDTFSHDISEELNLDLVQFPKPVYISEVRIIPLGARVQADFPGGVRLGATNPSQFEIEFFVNDLSKPGASTFEFLGGLEYKQNIHIQLECERKQIPTDGLVLRGWYTTITLAVYGTLTKSLNNPQEVISSAAGSTTCVNVLEENSESTAQISSEQQSEWYYENQHQTNSSETCVTVTPPPPVQPIQVVEPTRTSTSDTGKTESGQWEEEASATGEKPAKRPSSPPTESLISLSPESISAEEEEAEQQETGEPETGEPFEPILSDEDIMTDDIPSTTEFESESSQTDEIYALVPPDLLNLEKLENLDNTQMSHESLLKMREILQSLSKSVSHFHNASGQEKETFVHNCETLCAILGPFDSNADDIDLTNIVNAGLDMELARAQPQPAYKMRHVKVGVRLAEALCRLSKGPEILLKVEAPSKLLSLCMRENVALPVKLSALRALDAALISPIIVQEFLSSRNNLYNNALMMLDTTLARLKYALSSILRKIHVYEYLEEIREFDEIGLAELMNTYVCAPTLMAQPKRQLPAGAQMEFEREHSRNPRAHFVAYFEYHKLARHLLLTLSSPNCSFKLNKLIRHFLLHLSDTKEGLCYLLKEAEVVRLTLKVLKYELPGAGCILAWRLQVAQCLIRLKQDSDWTVLKKLHSFLVFPDGLRALLTVLPLGDFMDTLIPYLSDSNLCEFAAEVISAVVRYSDKVEILQNHAELMLSKSREHAVLRDVTSYLTTAAQASHWDYNDVSSLVTTIRKSAEKAASLPGQLITACRILHYLIFLSNNDVDPLEPYIELKYRNALTQLFAADGLTALVSVMANVSEFYEQPFLHRAALTGRRGMALVALLLPCVRLTRALLEQLVKCMATDFKDLTVVVPLLGIYSLIEAIPSDNLMVRTLSEEIVGTLLVFTQAVDSDGSGNVAKSLWTQMLGEVLKMVSLRPCNFVPGLKLLTRLLPPVLTPKETATEDATRILGLRKLWSAHLQAQAGNLTETLRLLCASWNAEVLLLLSTVCKQLSDLAAPTALLVGRCLLDGILAATPLENNVPILVLISDLARHAPMKATLLTLTSPASRAQVKSDQKYPPVIEMMCSTLKSSGNVRVQYEILNIFETLCDCSLSLVQEDNESFEKKLTHSVPSKEPLLSILAALIEILATSTKFQLDVIESTLHILLSLSNHNYGLYHVKSCLENNPGALRALLDHVSSLEEPETNSVARLTITFLENLIASESERSLHLRTQQLAFLISWEKNNHPLEKLKSAEELVETLRTAEEKEEKEPIPEMLEPLLPTPEALLSQFSQRCSGAVSSSPARSKKFSFATTNQTQAENTVDLLALAAELLPADFNLLAEAQNLCSKTPPDDATQPLQSKSQNEDQENRSEKQASPMVKTKQPFVTPVRGRTQFANSLRGGPVGGGVGRGADPFRSRPPNTSRPPSLHVDEFVALETCGAQPTGPTGYNKLSNRGTCSSRASSGARSRPWTQEPRPPYHR is encoded by the exons ATGGACAAcatcgaattattattttttgacaCATTCTCGCATGATATCTCAGAG GAATTGAATTTGGATCTGGTACAATTTCCAAAACCTGTTTACATCAGCGAAGTAAGAATAATTCCATTGGGTGCCCGAGTGCAAGCAGACTTTCCAGGAGGAGTACGACTTGG TGCAACTAATCCTTCCCAGTtcgaaatagaattttttgtaAACGATCTCAGCAAACCTGGAGCTTCTACTTTTGAGTTTTTGGGTGGTTTAGAATATAAACAGAATATTCACATCCAATTGGAATGTGAGCGGAAGCAAATACCAACCGACGGATTAGTCTTGAGAGGATGGTACACGACCATAACACTGGCGGTATATGGAACGTTGACCAAATCGTTAAACAATCCTCAAGAAGTGATCAGTTCAGCAGCTGGGTCCACTACCTGTGTCAACGTATTGGAAGAAAATTCTGAAAGTACTGCACAAATATCTTCTGAACAGCAATCTGAATGGTATTATGAAAATCAGCATCAAACAAACTCATCG GAAACATGTGTAACTGTTACTCCACCACCTCCGGTTCAACCAATCCAAGTAGTGGAACCAACCAGGACATCCACATCGGACACGGGAAAAACGGAATCGGGACAATGGGAAGAAGAAGCATCCGCTACAGGCGAAAAGCCGGCAAAACGACCTTCGTCTCCGCCTACAGAATCTCTGATCTCTCTAAGTCCAGAATCCATTTCCGCCGAAGAGGAAGAAGCGGAGCAGCAGGAAACCGGCGAACCGGAAACTGGCGAGCCCTTCGAGCCGATATTGTCGGACGAGGACATAATGACCGATGATATCCCGTCTACAACCGAATTCGAGAGTGAATCTTCGCAGACCGATGAGATATACGCACTGGTGCCACCTGACTTGCTTAATTTGGAGAAGCTGGAGAACTTGGACAACACCCAAATGAGTCATGAGAGCCTATTGAAGATGAGAGAGATCCTACAATCTCTGTCCAAGTCGGTCTCGCATTTCCACAACGCGTCAGGTCAGGAGAAGGAAACGTTCGTTCACAACTGTGAGACTTTATGCGCCATATTGGGCCCGTTCGATTCTAACGCGGATGACATCGACTTGACCAACATTGTAAATGCTGGTTTGGATATGGAGCTCGCTAGGGCTCAGCCACAGCCGGCGTACAAAATGCGTCACGTGAAGGTGGGAGTTCGCTTGGCGGAGGCTCTTTGCCGATTGTCGAAGGGCCCGGAGATCTTATTGAAAGTCGAGGCCCCGTCCAAGTTGCTGTCTCTCTGCATGCGCGAGAATGTGGCGTTGCCAGTGAAACTTTCTGCTCTGAGAGCCCTAGACGCCGCGCTGATAAGTCCAATAATTGTACAAGAATTCCTCAGCTCGAGAAACAATCTGTATAACAACGCGCTGATGATGCTCGACACGACGCTGGCCAGACTCAAGTACGCTCTCAGCTCGATCCTCCGTAAGATCCACGTGTACGAGTATCTGGAGGAAATCAGAGAATTCGATGAGATTGGTTTAGCAGAACTGATGAACACTTACGTGTGCGCACCGACGCTGATGGCGCAGCCTAAACGTCAGTTGCCGGCTGGCGCACAGATGGAATTCGAGCGAGAGCATTCTCGCAATCCTCGCGCTCACTTTGTAGCTTATTTTGAGTATCATAAACTAGCTCGTCATCTTCTGCTGACATTGTCCTCTCCGAATTGCAGTTTTAAATTGAACAAGTTAATCCGCCACTTCCTGCTACATCTCTCCGACACGAAAGAGGGCCTGTGCTACTTACTGAAAGAGGCGGAGGTAGTCCGACTCACGTTGAAGGTCCTGAAATATGAATTACCAGGTGCTGGTTGTATTCTAGCGTGGCGTCTTCAAGTTGCGCAGTGTCTGATTCGCCTGAAACAGGATTCCGACTGGACAGTCCTGAAAAAGCTGCACTCTTTCCTGGTTTTTCCCGATGGCCTGCGTGCGCTTCTTACGGTCTTACCCCTGGGCGACTTTATGGATACTCTGATCCCTTACCTGTCGGATTCCAATCTCTGCGAGTTCGCTGCTGAGGTGATCTCCGCGGTTGTCCGTTATTCCGACAAGGTGGAAATCCTTCAAAATCACGCGGAGCTGATGCTGAGCAAGTCTCGCGAGCATGCTGTACTCAGAGATGTGACGTCATACTTGACGACTGCGGCCCAGGCTTCTCATTGGGACTACAATGACGTCTCCTCACTGGTAACGACTATTAGAAAGAGCGCGGAGAAAGCCGCGTCGCTTCCCGGTCAGCTGATCACCGCCTGCAGAATCTTGCATTATCTCATCTTTCTATCGAATAACGACGTCGATCCCTTGGAGCCATATATTGAACTCAAATACAGAAACGCCCTGACCCAGCTTTTCGCCGCTGACGGTCTCACTGCCTTAGTCAGCGTGATGGCAAACGTATCCGAGTTCTACGAGCAACCGTTCCTTCATCGTGCTGCTTTGACTGGTCGTAGGGGCATGGCGTTAGTTGCCCTGTTGCTTCCCTGCGTGAGGCTGACCAGGGCGCTGCTCGAGCAGCTCGTCAAGTGCATGGCGACAGACTTCAAGGATCTCACAGTGGTTGTTCCGTTGCTCGGAATCTACTCCCTGATCGAGGCTATCCCATCTGACAATCTTATGGTGCGAACTCTGTCCGAGGAAATTGTGGGGACACTGCTAGTATTCACGCAGGCCGTGGATTCCGATGGTTCCGGCAATGTGGCCAAGTCATTATGGACCCAGATGCTGGGCGAGGTGCTGAAGATGGTTTCCCTGCGACCCTGTAACTTTGTACCTGGTCTAAAATTGCTGACTCGTCTACTACCGCCTGTTCTAACGCCGAAGGAGACTGCCACTGAGGACGCGACGAGAATCCTGGGCCTGAGGAAGCTTTGGTCGGCGCATCTTCAAGCTCAGGCGGGAAACCTCACCGAAACTCTCCGACTACTCTGCGCCAGTTGGAATGCCGAGGTCTTGCTCCTTTTGTCTACAGTTTGCAAGCAGCTGAGCGACCTGGCAGCACCAACGGCCCTTTTAGTCGGGAGATGTCTCTTGGACGGTATTTTAGCCGCCACTCCCTTGGAGAATAACGTTCCTATTCTCGTTTTAATCAGTGATCTGGCCAGACACGCGCCGATGAAGGCTACGTTACTAACTCTGACGAGTCCGGCGTCCAGAGCACAAGTAAAATCAGATCAGAAGTATCCGCCTGTCATTGAGATGATGTGCTCCACCTTGAAGAGCAGTGGCAACGTCCGTGTACAATACGAGATCCTAAACATATTCGAAACTCTGTGCGACTGCAGTCTCAGTCTGGTACAAGAAGATAACGAGTCTTTCGAGAAGAAACTGACGCATTCAGTGCCTAGCAAGGAACCTCTGCTTTCCATCCTCGCCGCTCTCATCGAGATCTTAGCGACCAGTACAAAGTTCCAGCTGGATGTGATAGAGAGCACCCTGCACATTCTCTTGTCTCTCAGCAATCACAACTACGGACTGTATCATGTGAAGAGCTGCCTGGAGAACAATCCCGGTGCCTTGCGCGCATTATTAGACCACGTGTCCAGCTTGGAAGAGCCCGAGACGAATTCCGTTGCGAGATTGACCATAACTTTTCTGGAAAATTTGATCGCTTCCGAGTCGGAAAGATCTTTGCATTTACGCACGCAGCAGTTGGCATTTTTGATCTCGTGGGAGAAGAACAATCATCCCTTAGAAAAGCTAAAAAGCGCGGAGGAACTAGTGGAAACTCTGAGAACCgccgaagaaaaagaagagaaggaacCTATCCCGGAAATGTTGGAACCGTTGCTGCCCACACCAGAAGCTCTATTGAGCCAGTTTTCACAAAGATGCTCCGGCGCGGTCAGCAGCAGTCCAGCTCGATCGAAAAAGTTCTCGTTTGCAACGACTAATCAAACGCAAGCTGAGAACACGGTGGATCTACTGGCACTCGCTGCCGAGTTACTGCCCGCTGACTTTAATTTATTGGCGGAGGCGCAGAACTTGTGCTCCAAAACACCTCCCGATGATGCTACTCAACCTCTGCAATCGAAGTCGCAAAATGAAGATCAAGAAAATAGGTCTGAGAAGCAGGCTTCACCAATGGTCAAGACGAAACAGCCATTTG TAACACCAGTGAGAGGTCGAACACAATTTGCCAACTCGTTGCGAGGTGGCCCTGTAGGTGGAGGAGTAGGCAGAGGAGCCGATCCTTTCCGATCAAGACCGCCCAACACCTCGAGACCGCCATCGCTTCACGTGGACGAGTTTGTTGCGTTGGAAACGTGCGGCGCGCAACCGACGGGTCCCACCGGATATAACAAGCTCAGCAACCGCGGAACGTGTTCGTCGCGCGCCAGCAGCGGAGCCAGAAGTCGACCTTGGACGCAGGAGCCTCGTCCACCGTATCATCGTTAG